The following proteins are encoded in a genomic region of Lytechinus variegatus isolate NC3 chromosome 7, Lvar_3.0, whole genome shotgun sequence:
- the LOC121418508 gene encoding coiled-coil domain-containing protein 97-like, which translates to MMMQSTVDLPRLNTESIQAPENMELISAPQIDTTDELLNAQRRMFENIALSNARIKNLQRDDVDLSMSERVKILSEQFHHSPAVFIEKFHPYLCEDDLVCFEPSSDVYEVSFYLKRTKRRLSTGNNSVVVKNRRYEALKKLEKEGTYFSDDEMRAREPLMYEQLIGQYLTDEERAETRTKVDKTDLKFSTILMSFMQDQETKELYKRQQDKEEEAEEEEDDDDDDDEIDGDKKGQSTTLAQPSRNSVRKEDDEEEEEEDDEMMDDEDQDGAVLSPRQPTPATEAEKHLLREEFQNLMRERFLSGGDQDFDYAAVDNNEEYDSLAIRAWDEEEKYFDDDDATDADEGHRIEEQGNSGRSDRFASRTDNEELDDYEKWTPEESSME; encoded by the exons ATGATGATGCAGTCTACAGTAGATTTACCCAGGCTCAATACGGAAAGCATCCAAGCTCCAGAAAATATGGAATTGATATCAGCTCCGCAAATAGACACTACAGACGAACTTTTGAATGCACAGCGACGAATGTTTGAGAACATTGCGCTCAGCAATGCCCGCATCAAAAACCTGCAACGAGACGATGTAGACCTGTCAATGAGTGAAAGGGTAAAAATTCTCTCTGAACAGTTTCATCACTCTCCTGCAGTATTCATTGAAAAGTTCCACCCTTACCTGTGTGAAGACGACCTTGTGTGTTTCGAACCTTCCTCCGATGTGTACGAGGTGTCGTTTTATCTCAAGAGGACTAAGAGGAGACTTAGTACTGGAAATAACTCTGTGGTAGTGAAAAACCGACGTTACGAGGCTCTGAAGAAGCTGGAGAAGGAGGGGACTTATTTCAGCGATGATGAGATGAGAGCGAGGGAGCCTCTGATGTATGAACAGCTCATTGGACAGTACTTGACAGACGAGGAGCGTGCAGAAACCAGAACAAAGGTTGACAAGACAGACTTAAAGTTTTCAACAATCCTCATGTCATTCATGCAGGACCAGGAAACAAAAGAATTGTATAAGAGACAAcaagataaagaagaagaggcagaagaagaagaagatgatgatgatgatgatgacgagattgATGGGGATAAAAAAG GTCAGTCCACCACCCTGGCTCAACCCTCACGAAATTCAGTCCggaaagaagatgatgaagaagaagaagaagaggatgacgaaatgatggatgatgagGATCAAGATGGTGCAGTCTTGAGCCCTCGTCAGCCAACTCCTGCCACAGAAGCAGAGAAGCATCTCTTGAGGGAAGAGTTCCAGAACTTAATGAGAGAGAGGTTCCTCAGTGGAGGCGATCAGGACTTTGATTACGCAGCAGTTGATAACAATGAGGAGTACGATTCCCTTGCGATCCGTGCGTGGGACGAGGAAGAGAAATActttgatgatgacgatgcaACCGATGCTGATGAAGGACACAGAATAGAAGAACAAGGAAATTCAGGTAGAAGTGATAGGTTCGCATCAAGGACAGACAATGAAGAATTGGATGATTACGAAAAGTGGACACCAGAGGAATCATCAATGGAATAG